In one Alistipes sp. ZOR0009 genomic region, the following are encoded:
- a CDS encoding HD domain-containing protein, protein MKKSLKKIINDPVHGFIDIPNHLGGELIEHRYFQRLRGVKQLGLTHLVYPGAVHSRFQHALGAMHLMKLAIDALRSKNHEITEQEEEATICAILLHDIGHGPFSHALEFSIAEGISHEDLSLMMMNRMNLEFDGKLTLAIQIFKNEYPKHFLHQLISSQLDVDRLDYLSRDSFFTGVVEGAVGLDRIIKMLEIVDDELVVEGKGIYSIEKFLIARRLMYWQVYLHKTVVAAEQLLIQIFKRAKECIKSGIPIYTTPTLLYFLNKTFEEGYHSNNDELIDRFVQLDDSDIIVCLKEWERSGDFILKNLCAMLNSRNILKIEIGKLPFETEKVTTKTGEICQQFHIDAKTASYFVLSNEVSNKAYSPKSQSIKILDKKGKLEDIDIASDVLNSAAFGGVTTKYFLCYPKSNYEFKF, encoded by the coding sequence ATGAAAAAAAGCCTCAAAAAAATAATCAATGATCCGGTACACGGATTTATAGACATACCTAACCACCTTGGTGGCGAGCTGATAGAGCATCGTTACTTTCAACGCCTTAGAGGTGTTAAGCAGCTTGGGCTTACGCATCTCGTATATCCAGGTGCCGTACATTCGCGTTTTCAGCATGCACTGGGTGCCATGCACCTCATGAAGCTGGCCATAGATGCGCTTCGGAGCAAAAACCACGAAATAACCGAACAGGAGGAGGAGGCGACGATTTGCGCGATTCTACTTCACGACATTGGGCACGGCCCGTTCTCGCATGCGCTCGAATTTAGTATTGCCGAGGGCATAAGCCACGAAGATTTATCGCTGATGATGATGAATCGAATGAACCTTGAGTTTGACGGAAAGCTTACGCTGGCCATTCAGATCTTTAAGAACGAATACCCCAAACACTTCTTGCACCAGCTAATATCAAGTCAGCTGGATGTAGATAGGCTCGACTACCTGAGCCGCGACAGCTTTTTTACAGGCGTTGTAGAAGGAGCCGTAGGGCTCGATCGTATCATCAAAATGCTCGAAATTGTGGACGATGAGCTGGTGGTGGAAGGAAAGGGAATATACTCGATAGAGAAGTTTCTGATTGCACGCAGGCTGATGTACTGGCAGGTTTACCTCCATAAAACGGTGGTAGCCGCCGAGCAGCTGCTTATCCAAATATTCAAAAGGGCAAAAGAGTGCATCAAAAGTGGCATACCCATCTACACAACTCCAACTCTACTTTACTTCCTCAATAAGACATTCGAAGAGGGTTACCACTCCAATAACGACGAGCTAATAGATCGCTTTGTGCAGCTAGACGACTCGGATATTATTGTTTGCCTCAAAGAGTGGGAGCGTTCGGGCGACTTCATTTTAAAGAATCTATGCGCAATGCTTAACAGCCGAAATATCCTAAAAATAGAGATCGGCAAATTACCCTTCGAAACCGAAAAAGTTACCACAAAAACAGGCGAAATCTGCCAACAATTCCATATTGATGCAAAAACAGCCTCCTACTTTGTACTTTCGAACGAGGTTAGCAACAAGGCATACAGCCCTAAAAGTCAATCAATAAAAATTCTTGATAAAAAAGGGAAATTAGAGGACATCGATATCGCTTCCGATGTGCTAAATAGTGCTGCTTTTGGGGGTGTTACGACCAAATATTTCTTGTGCTACCCTAAAAGTAACTATGAGTTTAAATTTTAA
- the lpxD gene encoding UDP-3-O-(3-hydroxymyristoyl)glucosamine N-acyltransferase yields MEFKAQIIAAFLNGEIEGDADVAVTNVAKIEEATPGTLAFLANPKYTPYLYTTKASIVLINKDLQLEQPVSCTLIRVADAYSAFASLLELYQNAKAQKSGISPQAFIESSAKVGEDAYVGPFAYIGENVTIGKNAKIYPHAYIGDNVTIGDNATIYSGVKIYHECVLGNHVTIHASTVIGADGFGFAPSADNQYKKIPQIGNVILEDYVEVGANSCIDRATMGSTIIRKGVKLDNLIQIAHNVEVGQNTVIAAQSGVAGSVKIGANCMFGGQTGVSGHITVADGVKLTAQTGVSNSLKKENHIYGGTPAIEMSNFHRSSIHYKNLPALATLVNQLKKEIEALKANK; encoded by the coding sequence ATGGAGTTCAAAGCTCAAATTATTGCAGCATTTTTAAATGGCGAAATAGAAGGTGACGCAGATGTTGCGGTAACCAATGTAGCTAAGATAGAGGAGGCAACACCTGGGACTTTAGCCTTTTTGGCAAACCCTAAGTATACCCCCTACCTTTATACAACCAAAGCCTCCATTGTTTTAATCAACAAGGATCTTCAGCTAGAGCAACCCGTTTCGTGTACCCTCATTCGTGTTGCAGATGCCTACAGCGCATTTGCCTCGCTACTGGAGCTATACCAAAACGCTAAAGCGCAGAAATCTGGAATTAGCCCACAAGCTTTTATAGAGAGCAGCGCCAAAGTTGGTGAGGATGCCTACGTTGGTCCATTCGCCTACATTGGAGAAAATGTAACCATCGGTAAAAACGCAAAAATCTACCCACACGCTTACATTGGCGACAATGTAACCATTGGCGACAATGCTACAATATATTCTGGAGTAAAAATCTACCACGAATGCGTTCTTGGAAACCATGTAACCATTCATGCAAGCACCGTTATCGGAGCAGATGGGTTTGGATTTGCGCCATCAGCCGATAACCAGTATAAAAAGATACCCCAAATAGGGAACGTTATACTCGAAGATTATGTGGAAGTTGGTGCCAATAGCTGCATCGACCGCGCTACAATGGGATCAACAATCATTCGCAAGGGAGTTAAGCTGGATAACCTAATCCAAATTGCCCATAACGTAGAAGTTGGACAGAATACCGTAATTGCGGCACAATCGGGAGTTGCAGGTTCTGTGAAAATAGGAGCCAACTGCATGTTTGGTGGTCAAACAGGCGTTTCTGGGCACATTACAGTTGCCGATGGAGTAAAGCTCACCGCACAAACAGGCGTAAGCAACTCTCTAAAAAAAGAGAATCATATCTATGGTGGAACACCTGCTATTGAAATGAGCAACTTCCACCGCAGCTCGATCCACTATAAAAATTTACCTGCTTTAGCAACGTTGGTAAACCAGCTGAAAAAGGAAATTGAAGCCCTAAAGGCCAATAAATAG
- a CDS encoding bifunctional UDP-3-O-[3-hydroxymyristoyl] N-acetylglucosamine deacetylase/3-hydroxyacyl-ACP dehydratase, whose product MSELQKTIKEAVTLTGRGLHTGLEVTLSILPAEPNCGIKFKRVDLENQPIIEAIADLVVDTSRGTTLEKHGVRVSTIEHVMAAIIGADIDNAIVELNAPETPIMDGSAKPFLDAILKVGTVQQSAERLYFEIKEKTAWRDDKHNIEIVAYPDDHFSINVMIDYNSKVLGNQYANMETIEIFNDEIAPCRTFVFFHELEFLHKNNLIKGGDLQNAIVILEKEVPQIELDRIATLFNKPSVERRPDGILNNLDLRFPNECARHKLLDMVGDLALVGHRIKGKFIAKRPGHHANTEFAKVLRKIMKREFMRVPVPFYNPCVDPVMDINKIKLLLPHRPPFLLVDKIIHLDKEVVVGVKNVTMNEPFFVGHFPDEPVMPGVLQIEAMAQVGGILVLGQVPDPENYSTYFLKIDKVKFKKKVVPGDTLIFKMELMEPIRRGIAIMWGQAFVGNTLVAEGELTAQVVKNK is encoded by the coding sequence ATGTCTGAATTGCAAAAAACGATAAAAGAAGCGGTAACCCTAACTGGCAGAGGTCTCCATACAGGACTTGAAGTTACGCTATCAATACTTCCTGCAGAACCAAACTGCGGCATCAAGTTTAAGCGTGTTGACCTAGAAAACCAGCCAATTATTGAGGCTATTGCCGATCTAGTAGTGGACACCTCTCGTGGAACCACCCTCGAAAAGCATGGCGTAAGGGTTAGCACCATTGAGCACGTAATGGCTGCCATTATTGGTGCCGATATCGACAATGCAATTGTAGAACTTAATGCGCCTGAAACTCCAATTATGGACGGAAGCGCAAAGCCATTCCTCGATGCAATACTTAAAGTAGGTACAGTGCAGCAAAGTGCAGAGCGACTTTACTTCGAGATTAAGGAAAAAACGGCTTGGCGCGACGATAAGCACAATATCGAAATTGTTGCCTATCCCGATGACCACTTCAGCATCAACGTAATGATTGACTACAACTCGAAGGTGCTAGGAAACCAGTATGCCAACATGGAAACCATTGAAATCTTTAATGACGAGATTGCTCCATGCCGTACGTTTGTATTCTTCCACGAGCTCGAGTTTCTTCATAAAAACAACCTTATCAAAGGTGGCGACCTGCAAAATGCAATTGTGATTCTCGAAAAAGAAGTTCCTCAAATTGAGCTTGATCGTATTGCAACGCTTTTCAACAAGCCATCGGTAGAACGTCGTCCTGATGGTATTTTGAACAACCTTGATCTTCGTTTCCCTAACGAGTGCGCCCGTCATAAGCTGCTTGATATGGTAGGAGATTTGGCTCTTGTTGGCCATAGAATTAAAGGGAAGTTCATTGCCAAGCGCCCAGGCCATCACGCAAATACCGAATTTGCCAAAGTGCTTCGCAAGATCATGAAGCGCGAATTCATGCGAGTACCAGTCCCCTTCTATAATCCTTGCGTGGATCCTGTAATGGATATCAACAAAATTAAGCTGCTGCTCCCCCACCGTCCACCATTCCTATTGGTCGATAAAATTATCCATCTAGATAAGGAAGTGGTTGTTGGCGTTAAAAATGTGACCATGAACGAGCCGTTCTTCGTTGGCCACTTCCCAGACGAACCCGTAATGCCTGGTGTTCTTCAAATTGAGGCAATGGCACAAGTGGGCGGAATCTTAGTTCTAGGACAAGTTCCAGATCCTGAAAATTACTCGACTTACTTCCTTAAAATAGATAAGGTTAAGTTTAAAAAAAAGGTAGTCCCAGGCGACACCCTTATCTTCAAAATGGAGCTGATGGAGCCAATTCGTAGAGGAATTGCCATCATGTGGGGACAAGCATTTGTTGGAAATACCCTAGTTGCCGAAGGCGAGTTAACCGCACAAGTAGTAAAGAATAAATAA
- the lpxA gene encoding acyl-ACP--UDP-N-acetylglucosamine O-acyltransferase, which yields MSQPMAYIHPEAKIGANVTIDAFAWIGKDVVIGDGTWIGANVTIMDGARIGKNCKIFPGAVISAIPQDLKFKGEITTAEVGDNTTVRECVTINRGTVAKGKTVVGNNCLLMAYVHVAHDAIVGNNVILGNGTQLAGEVEIDDFAILSAHVLVHQFVRIGGHVMVSGGSLVRKDVPPFVKAGHDPISYVGINSIGLRRRQFNPEEIHQIQDIFRLLYQSGYIVSKAVEVIEAEVPQSEFRDYIVNFIKNSKRGIIKGYKGRAKAEDLDI from the coding sequence ATGAGTCAACCAATGGCTTACATTCATCCCGAAGCAAAAATTGGGGCTAACGTAACCATCGACGCCTTTGCCTGGATTGGCAAAGATGTTGTGATTGGCGACGGCACCTGGATTGGAGCCAACGTTACCATCATGGATGGTGCCCGTATCGGGAAAAACTGCAAAATTTTTCCAGGAGCCGTAATTTCGGCTATCCCTCAAGACTTGAAATTTAAGGGAGAGATAACTACTGCTGAAGTTGGGGATAATACCACCGTGAGGGAGTGCGTTACGATTAATAGAGGAACCGTTGCTAAAGGAAAAACTGTTGTTGGTAACAACTGCCTCCTTATGGCATACGTTCACGTTGCACACGACGCTATTGTTGGGAACAACGTAATTCTAGGGAATGGAACACAGCTCGCTGGTGAAGTTGAGATTGATGATTTTGCAATCCTAAGCGCGCACGTACTTGTTCACCAGTTTGTCCGTATTGGTGGCCACGTGATGGTTTCGGGAGGATCTCTCGTTCGCAAGGATGTGCCTCCATTTGTAAAAGCAGGCCACGATCCTATATCATACGTAGGAATTAACTCTATTGGCCTACGTCGTCGCCAGTTTAACCCCGAAGAAATTCATCAAATACAGGATATTTTCCGTCTTCTTTACCAAAGTGGATATATCGTATCAAAAGCGGTTGAAGTAATCGAAGCAGAAGTGCCACAAAGCGAATTCCGCGACTATATTGTCAACTTTATTAAGAACTCCAAGCGAGGTATTATAAAAGGATACAAGGGGAGAGCAAAAGCCGAAGATTTGGACATCTAG
- the groL gene encoding chaperonin GroEL (60 kDa chaperone family; promotes refolding of misfolded polypeptides especially under stressful conditions; forms two stacked rings of heptamers to form a barrel-shaped 14mer; ends can be capped by GroES; misfolded proteins enter the barrel where they are refolded when GroES binds), with the protein MAKDIKFNIEARDNLKAGVDKLANAVKVTLGPKGRNVVIDKKFGAPQITKDGVSVAKEIELADPFENMGAQMVKEVASKTADMAGDGTTTATVLAQSIIAVGLKNVTAGANPMDLKRGIDKAVSAVVANLKSQSVEVGDDIKKIEEVATISANNDNTIGALIAEAMGKVKKEGVITVEEAKGTDTTVEVVEGMQFDRGYLSPYFITDTEKMEVSLENPFILLTDKKVSTMKDLLPVLEPVAQQGRALLIIAEDIDGEALATLVVNKLRGALKIAAVKAPGFGDRRKEMLEDIAILTGGTVISEEKGLRLDGATLEMLGRAEKVSINKENTTIVNGAGAKDAIENRVSQIRKQIEISTSDYDKEKLQERLAKLAGGVAVLYVGAATEMEMKEKKDRVDDALSATRAAVEEGVVPGGGIAYIRAIDAIETLKGDNEDETIGIQIVKRAIEEPLRQIVENAGGEGSVIVQKVKEGKGDFGYNARLDKFENLFEAGVIDPTKVSRIALENAASVAGMFLTTECVLAEKKEENPAPMMNPGMGGMGGMM; encoded by the coding sequence ATGGCTAAAGATATTAAGTTTAACATCGAAGCTCGCGATAACCTAAAGGCTGGTGTAGATAAGCTAGCAAATGCAGTAAAAGTAACCCTAGGCCCAAAAGGTCGTAATGTGGTTATTGATAAAAAATTTGGTGCACCACAAATCACTAAGGATGGTGTAAGCGTAGCTAAAGAAATTGAACTTGCAGATCCATTCGAAAATATGGGAGCTCAAATGGTTAAGGAAGTTGCTTCGAAGACTGCTGATATGGCAGGAGATGGAACAACTACTGCAACTGTTCTTGCTCAGTCTATTATTGCAGTAGGACTTAAGAATGTTACTGCAGGAGCTAACCCTATGGATCTAAAGCGCGGTATCGACAAGGCGGTTTCGGCAGTTGTTGCTAACCTAAAATCACAAAGCGTAGAGGTGGGTGACGATATCAAGAAGATTGAAGAAGTTGCTACCATTTCTGCAAATAATGATAACACTATTGGTGCTCTTATCGCAGAGGCAATGGGTAAGGTAAAGAAGGAAGGTGTAATTACCGTTGAAGAGGCAAAGGGTACTGACACTACCGTAGAGGTGGTAGAAGGTATGCAGTTCGATCGCGGCTACCTATCTCCATACTTTATTACCGACACCGAGAAGATGGAAGTATCCCTAGAGAATCCTTTCATTCTTCTTACCGACAAGAAGGTGTCTACCATGAAGGATCTTCTTCCTGTGCTCGAGCCTGTAGCTCAGCAAGGTCGTGCGCTTCTTATCATCGCAGAGGATATTGATGGCGAAGCGCTTGCAACTCTTGTTGTAAACAAGCTTCGCGGTGCCCTTAAAATTGCTGCGGTTAAGGCTCCTGGATTTGGAGATCGCCGTAAGGAAATGTTGGAGGATATCGCTATCCTAACCGGGGGTACTGTAATTTCTGAAGAAAAGGGATTGCGTCTTGACGGTGCTACGCTAGAAATGCTAGGACGTGCTGAGAAGGTTTCTATCAATAAGGAAAATACAACTATTGTAAACGGAGCTGGCGCTAAGGATGCTATCGAAAACCGCGTATCACAAATCCGTAAGCAAATCGAAATTTCAACATCAGACTACGATAAGGAAAAACTTCAAGAGCGTTTAGCTAAGCTGGCTGGTGGAGTTGCCGTTCTTTACGTAGGAGCTGCTACCGAAATGGAGATGAAGGAGAAAAAAGATCGCGTGGATGATGCTCTAAGCGCAACTCGTGCTGCTGTTGAAGAAGGTGTTGTTCCTGGTGGTGGTATTGCCTACATCCGTGCTATCGACGCTATCGAAACTCTTAAGGGAGACAACGAAGATGAGACTATCGGTATCCAAATCGTTAAGCGTGCGATAGAGGAGCCTCTTCGTCAGATTGTTGAAAATGCTGGTGGAGAAGGAAGCGTAATCGTACAAAAGGTAAAAGAAGGCAAGGGTGATTTCGGTTACAACGCTCGTCTTGACAAGTTTGAAAACCTATTTGAGGCTGGTGTAATTGATCCAACTAAGGTTTCTCGTATTGCTCTAGAGAATGCAGCGTCTGTTGCTGGAATGTTCCTAACTACTGAGTGCGTTCTTGCTGAGAAGAAGGAAGAAAATCCTGCTCCAATGATGAACCCAGGCATGGGTGGCATGGGAGGCATGATGTAA
- the groES gene encoding co-chaperone GroES translates to MIKPLADRVVVEPSAAEQVTASGIYIPDTAKEKPQRGKVVAVGTGTKEVTMEVKVGDVVLYGKYAGTEVAIDGVDYIIMRQSDILGII, encoded by the coding sequence ATGATTAAACCATTAGCTGATAGAGTAGTAGTAGAGCCTTCTGCTGCTGAGCAAGTTACCGCTAGCGGTATTTACATTCCAGATACTGCAAAGGAAAAGCCACAAAGAGGGAAAGTTGTTGCAGTGGGTACAGGTACAAAAGAGGTTACCATGGAGGTAAAGGTTGGTGATGTCGTTCTTTATGGAAAGTACGCAGGTACCGAAGTGGCCATTGATGGAGTTGACTACATCATTATGCGCCAATCGGATATTTTAGGAATTATCTAA
- the secG gene encoding preprotein translocase subunit SecG, which produces MYTLFSILIIIAAILLILAVLVQNSKGGGLAANFSGANQIVGVRQTADFIEKFTWILAVAIVVLSLAATVVIDRKAGRQATELEQKIANQPAAGMPQFPNAGANKQQQPAQPAQEQPAKK; this is translated from the coding sequence ATGTACACCCTTTTTTCTATATTAATCATTATTGCGGCTATTTTGTTGATACTTGCGGTTTTAGTGCAAAACTCAAAGGGTGGCGGATTGGCTGCAAACTTCTCTGGTGCTAACCAAATTGTTGGTGTAAGGCAAACTGCCGACTTTATCGAGAAGTTTACTTGGATTCTTGCTGTTGCTATCGTGGTTCTTAGCCTTGCAGCTACTGTTGTTATCGACAGAAAAGCAGGTCGTCAGGCAACAGAACTAGAGCAAAAGATTGCTAACCAGCCAGCTGCTGGAATGCCTCAGTTCCCTAATGCGGGAGCAAACAAGCAGCAACAGCCTGCTCAACCAGCACAAGAGCAACCTGCTAAGAAATAA
- a CDS encoding LptE family protein — protein MKLNSLLKTLALVSVFSIFSSCSIKYSFSGASISPESKTFSVSYFQNLAPLVVPSLSNTFTEALKDRFINQTKLNYVNNNADLSFEGQIVGYSIEPVAITGGDKASQNRLTITVKVKFTNKQNPEFNFDKEFKQYKDFPSSTNLASVQSALNKEITDLLVDAIFNASVANW, from the coding sequence ATGAAATTAAATTCGCTACTTAAAACGCTGGCTCTGGTTTCCGTGTTTTCGATATTTTCTTCGTGTAGCATAAAATATTCATTCTCGGGAGCCTCAATTTCTCCCGAGTCTAAGACATTTTCGGTTAGCTATTTTCAAAATTTGGCACCGCTGGTTGTTCCTAGCCTAAGCAACACCTTTACCGAGGCGCTTAAGGATCGGTTTATTAACCAAACCAAGTTGAATTACGTGAATAATAACGCTGATTTGTCGTTTGAAGGGCAAATTGTAGGTTACAGCATAGAGCCAGTAGCCATAACGGGAGGCGATAAGGCTAGCCAAAATAGGTTGACGATTACCGTAAAGGTTAAGTTTACCAATAAGCAAAATCCCGAGTTTAACTTCGATAAGGAATTTAAGCAGTATAAAGATTTTCCAAGTTCCACTAACCTAGCTTCGGTACAGAGTGCCCTTAACAAGGAGATTACCGATTTGCTAGTTGATGCCATTTTCAATGCTTCGGTTGCTAACTGGTAA